AACTTCGGGATGCGACGGATGGCGGCTCACCTCCTCATGGAGGTGGCCACGGGGGAGCGGGTCGTCACGCGGGACGAGTTCCACGCGCGCATGCGGCGCTTTTCGCGGCTGCTGGTGCTGCGCCCGGATGGCTATCTGGTGAGGGCCACCTCGGGAGTGGCGGTCCAGAAAGCCGGGCAGGTGGTGCTCGCCGAGGACGGGACGCTACGGGCCGGGCGGTTCGAGGTGGGCCCCTTCTACGCCATTGATGGGGAGCGCCTCTTCCCGGTGGACCAGAGGCTCGAGGTTCCGAAAGGGGCGCGTCCGGCGGGTCTGTATGAGCCCGACGACAATCCAGCGCTCGCGGTAGCCGAAGGGGCGGTGCTCGCGGTGGTGGACATGGTGGAGGGCCTCTACCGGCTCGTCTTCTACACGAGTGAGACGTTGGAGGGGCTCGCGCAACTCCCTGGGGCGGTGAGGCAGCTCTACGAGAACTCGCCGCAACTGTGGGAGGAGTTTCGCCACAAGCCCTACGCTGAGAAGGTGCGCACCGTGTCGCGGCTCGCGACGGGCGCGGTGCTGACGGTGGGCACGGCCGGTGCTGGAACCGCGAAGGTGGCGGCCTGGGGCGGCAAGCTGGGAGGCCTCACGGTGCCCCTGCTGTCGCTCTCGGGTGACGGGGTCCTGGCGGTGCGGTTGGTGGCCGTGCCCGTGGGGAGTGTTGCCACCGCGGCCGCGCCGGCGCTGAGCGCCACCTACGTGCTGCACATGGCCAACACGGGCGCCCATGGCGCGGGAGGCGGTGGCGGGTGGCCTCCGGTTGGTGGGCCCGGTCAGTGGGTAGAGGACACCTCGAGCATGTCGGAGCAGGCCCGGGCCTACCAGGCCCAGGTGACTGGTGCCCCCAAAGGCTGGTGTTACAAGGTGTGCCGGAATGGGAAGTGCGTCGAGTACGACGGCTTTGATTCAACTGAGGGAGTGCTGCTTGAGGGCAAGGCGCGCGGGTACGAACAGTGGTTCGACAAGGACCTCAACCCTGTGCACGAGTTCTACGGCGGCCTGGAGGACTTGCTCAAACAAGCTGCACGTCAGTATCGGATGGCAGCCGGGCAACCGATCCGCTGGCACGTCGCCGAGCCTCGGATGGTGGCCGTGCTTCGGAAGCATTTCGGCGAGGCGGACCTTGGAAGCATAGAGGTCGTTTACACTGCGCCGGTCAAGTGAGGAGTACCGCGCATGAGCGAGAGGTACGGAATCAAAGCGTACTGGGGACACCGTCCGGAGCCGGCCGACGAATGCGCTCGGCGCGCGGAGACATTCTTCCGCCTTCTCGGGGAGTGCCACTCCGACTTCACGCAATGGTACGAGAAGGGCAACTCTGCCCGGGAGGCGCTACAGCTTGGGTTTGAGCCCACCCGCGAGACGTTCCAGAGGTTCTTCGGACGGGAGAAGTACCAGATCCTGGACGACGGGTTTGCGTTCGGCGCCTGGACGGGGCACGTGGAGCAGGGCAAGGGTGGGGGGGTGACGCTTAGCTGTGGGTCGGCGGCGGAGTTTGCTCCGAACTATCTCTGGCTCTCCCTCCCCAAGGAGGCCCTGGGTCAGGAGCGCGTAGTCACGGGGCC
Above is a window of Cystobacter fuscus DNA encoding:
- a CDS encoding Tox-REase-5 domain-containing protein, translated to MSKESRSPGAGKGGGTQLEARRSSRDRPWWTSRAVVLWVLALPTACATGYPMGGMLAGPTRHGGRVHRTSPEVEESAVRARAASVSRPGGAREDLEGTAAGAEERNASVAAEEGTAKVGGAAERLRYRARRGSEVDEEVHLAGKGIGWPDGVGDGRPFEVPMTLDYFQGFLVQAGVPGTALPRDGRTLTPQQALELVPHLLATPLTLGNFGMRRMAAHLLMEVATGERVVTRDEFHARMRRFSRLLVLRPDGYLVRATSGVAVQKAGQVVLAEDGTLRAGRFEVGPFYAIDGERLFPVDQRLEVPKGARPAGLYEPDDNPALAVAEGAVLAVVDMVEGLYRLVFYTSETLEGLAQLPGAVRQLYENSPQLWEEFRHKPYAEKVRTVSRLATGAVLTVGTAGAGTAKVAAWGGKLGGLTVPLLSLSGDGVLAVRLVAVPVGSVATAAAPALSATYVLHMANTGAHGAGGGGGWPPVGGPGQWVEDTSSMSEQARAYQAQVTGAPKGWCYKVCRNGKCVEYDGFDSTEGVLLEGKARGYEQWFDKDLNPVHEFYGGLEDLLKQAARQYRMAAGQPIRWHVAEPRMVAVLRKHFGEADLGSIEVVYTAPVK
- a CDS encoding immunity 52 family protein, whose amino-acid sequence is MSERYGIKAYWGHRPEPADECARRAETFFRLLGECHSDFTQWYEKGNSAREALQLGFEPTRETFQRFFGREKYQILDDGFAFGAWTGHVEQGKGGGVTLSCGSAAEFAPNYLWLSLPKEALGQERVVTGPVVSGAMRAIAVAWEPEWAVATADGLWDELSGGSRLGCFVGWMTYFSRERGEVPALPAPVHVEPVGDKGTLVTLTSERLTPSNPEHVALAWRIQKLLEERGLFRLMVHPSARPKV